The Hujiaoplasma nucleasis DNA window TATCTATCAAACAGGAAAAACAAGTCAGCCTTTGATAGAATTAAATACTGTAATGAAATCATATTTTTTAACTTTAGAAGATACTATTGATGATCTTATTGAGTTGACTGATATGTATTTCAATACGGAGATTATTTTTGATTCTATATCAGTGACTCATGTTGATTTATTGACTGGTCATGGTGGGCAAAATAATGTGATTGTGATAGATAATTATGATGATTATTTATTATCTTTTCCAGAAGACAATTATGATTTAAGTGCATCATATTTTAATGATTACGATTTAGTGATTATGACATCTGAACAATCTAGTTCCGTTCATATACATGAAGCAACTGATGCATACTTTATCAATGAGAATACCTTGGAAATTGTCATATCTGCAACGTTATCCTTAATTACTACGACAGACTTGGTTTCAAGCACGATTGTGGTTTCATTAGAAAAAAATACGGTTGGGATCAATACCATTATTAAGCCTCGTTTTGATTTTTACTACCCGAATGGTGCTTACGCGGATAGACCATACCACAATACAATAGATTAAAGAACCATATTAAAAACTCATCGACTTAATATCGATGAGTTTTTTTCTGTAGGGAAAATAATTATATAAAGGTTACTTCTCTGTAACGCACTATCTAATAATTATCCAATTATTTTTTATTGCATGCTTCTCTAGTTCTTTATCAGGGTTAACCGCAAAAGCATTACCAACCATTTCTAATACAGGAATATCATATCCATTGTCAGCATAAGCTTTAGATGCTTTTAAGTCAGCTTGTGGGAAGTGCTTCAAAATCATCTCTCTTTTTTTGTCTTCAATAATAACTTCAATATCTTTTGAAGATAGAATTTCGCCATTTTTCATTGATTTGGAACCAATAATAGTATCAAATCCATCATTTTTAAATGCTTGTAAGATAATATCTAAATTTCCAGATAATAAAACAATATGAAAACCATTTTTTTTATCTTCTTGAATTTGAGTTTTGAGGGGGTGGAAAACAACTGATTGGATGTTATGATAATGATCAATTAAAAACTGATCTAATGATTCTCTAGATATAGACCTAAATAAGTCAGCTGTTTTTCTCATTGTATAAGGATTGATTCTTCTTTTATCCCAACCAAATATTTTTAGTTTATATAAGATATATCTCCATACAAAACCATACCAAATCTTTTTATACATGGCCTTATTTAATTTTTTCTTTTTCCATAACTTATAAAGTAAAGGTAAAGTTTGTTTTGAGACATAAGTGCCGTCAAAATCATAAATTGCTAGTTTCATGTAAACTCCTTTTTTGAATTATATCACAATAAATATAAAATATTCTATCTGAGAGCGAAATTTCTTTATGATTTTCAAATATATGGTATAGTGTAATGTATGCAATTTTTTGGAGGAACAAATTTTATGAGAAACAAATCAATCATCAATGTCGCTGTGGTAGCCCATGTCGATGCAGGTAAATCAACTTTAGTTGATGCCTTACTACAACAATCAGGAGTCTTTCATGATAAAGAAATCTTAATAGAACAAGTCATGGATTCCAATGATCTTGAAAGAGAAAGAGGAATTACAATCTATTCTAAAAATTGTGCAATTGAACACAAAGGCACAAAGATTAATATCGTTGATACTCCAGGACACGCTGATTTTTCAAGCGAAGTTGAGAGAATCATTAAGACTGTTGACACAGTCATCTTGCTTGTTGATTCATCTGAAGGACCTATGCCTCAAACAAGGGTGGTTTTACATAAAGCTTTAGAAAGAGGATTAAAACCGATAGTATTTATCAATAAAATTGATAAATCTGATCAAAGAGCCATAGAAGTTGTGGATGAATGTTTTGATTTGTTTTTAGATTTAGGGGCTAACCACGAACAATTAGATTTTCCAATAATTTATGGCCAAGCAAGAGATGGTATTGCTTTAGAAAATTTAGAAGATGAAGGTGAGAACTTAGAACCTTTATTTGATTTGCTATTAAAACACACTCAAGCTTATCCAGATAATTCTGACGAACCTCTACAATTACAAATATCATCATTGTCTTATGACGACTATTTAGGAAGATTAGGGATTGGAAGAATAACTAGAGGCACCTTAGAAACTAAGAAAAATTATGTTCTAATTAAAAGAAATGGCTCAGAAGAAAAAGTTAAAGTGAATCATATTTATGTGAACGAAGGACTAAGCAAAGTTGAAAAAGACAAAGCTTATTCAGGAGATATTGTAACCTTCAGTGGGATATCTCATATTTCTATTGGTGAAGTCATTTGTGATGAATCCATGGTTGAACCTATGGAGATGATTGATATAGAAAAACCTACATTATCTATGAACTTTTTAGTCAATGATGGTCCTTTTGTTGGACGAAGTGGTCATTTAGTAACAACCAGACAAATAAGAGATCGATTGATGAAAGAATTAGAAACCAACATTGGTTTAGAAGTGGAAGAAATCGATAATGGTTATAAGGTCAATGGAAGGGGAGAACTTCACTTATCTATTTTACTAGAAAATATGAGAAGAGAGGGCTTTGAACTTTGTGTGTCGAAACCTGAAGTATTGTATCAAGTAGATGATGAAGGTAATAAATTAGAGCCTTTTGAAAAAGTCATTGTATCATGTCCAGATGAATATAGTGGACAAGTGATTAGTGCACTCAATATGAAAAAAGGAACCATGCTTGCCATGGATAGTGAGACTGGTTATACTAAATTAGAATATCTTGTTCCAACAAGAGGATTAATAGGTTATCGAAGTGAATTTATCAACTCTACGAGAGGCATGGGAGTGATGGAAAAATCATTTGCTGGATATGATTTGTTTGCTGGACCTATTGAGCAAAGAAGAAATGGCGTTTTTATAGCAAAAGAAGCTGGAAAAACAATGGCATATTCCCTATTCAATCTATCTGAAAGAGGAAGAATGATGGTGGATCCGGCCACAGATGTATATGCAGGGATGATAGTTGGTTTAAATTCAAGAGATAATGACTTGGTGGTAAATCCATGTAAAAATAAAAATTTAACCAATGTGAGAGCTAGTGCATCAGATGAAGCCATTAAATTATTGGATCCTTTGAAGTTAACTATGGAAGAAGCCTTAGAATTTATTGGGCAAGATGAACTTGTAGAAATCACACCCGACGCTATTCGTTTAAGAAAAAAGGTCTTGGATGAAATTGAAAGAAAAAGATATAACAAACAAATGATGGACTAATACCAGACTTAATCTGGTATTTTTTTTAATTGTATTTACTATTCAAAGTGGATATAATGTAGTCATAGGAGGTTTTACATGATTTATACAAAAGACCTAAGTAAGTACTATAATAAAAAGTCTAGAGGCATTATTGATCTTTCCTTAGATATTAAAGAAGGAGAAATATTTGGGTTTATAGGTCCTAATGGAGCTGGGAAA harbors:
- the typA gene encoding translational GTPase TypA gives rise to the protein MRNKSIINVAVVAHVDAGKSTLVDALLQQSGVFHDKEILIEQVMDSNDLERERGITIYSKNCAIEHKGTKINIVDTPGHADFSSEVERIIKTVDTVILLVDSSEGPMPQTRVVLHKALERGLKPIVFINKIDKSDQRAIEVVDECFDLFLDLGANHEQLDFPIIYGQARDGIALENLEDEGENLEPLFDLLLKHTQAYPDNSDEPLQLQISSLSYDDYLGRLGIGRITRGTLETKKNYVLIKRNGSEEKVKVNHIYVNEGLSKVEKDKAYSGDIVTFSGISHISIGEVICDESMVEPMEMIDIEKPTLSMNFLVNDGPFVGRSGHLVTTRQIRDRLMKELETNIGLEVEEIDNGYKVNGRGELHLSILLENMRREGFELCVSKPEVLYQVDDEGNKLEPFEKVIVSCPDEYSGQVISALNMKKGTMLAMDSETGYTKLEYLVPTRGLIGYRSEFINSTRGMGVMEKSFAGYDLFAGPIEQRRNGVFIAKEAGKTMAYSLFNLSERGRMMVDPATDVYAGMIVGLNSRDNDLVVNPCKNKNLTNVRASASDEAIKLLDPLKLTMEEALEFIGQDELVEITPDAIRLRKKVLDEIERKRYNKQMMD
- a CDS encoding HAD family hydrolase, whose translation is MKLAIYDFDGTYVSKQTLPLLYKLWKKKKLNKAMYKKIWYGFVWRYILYKLKIFGWDKRRINPYTMRKTADLFRSISRESLDQFLIDHYHNIQSVVFHPLKTQIQEDKKNGFHIVLLSGNLDIILQAFKNDGFDTIIGSKSMKNGEILSSKDIEVIIEDKKREMILKHFPQADLKASKAYADNGYDIPVLEMVGNAFAVNPDKELEKHAIKNNWIIIR